In Chloroflexota bacterium, one DNA window encodes the following:
- a CDS encoding aspartate kinase encodes MRLVMKFGGTSVGDGKRIKNVAELVHGYATQGHAIVVATSAMSKVTDTLIAAARRAAQGDDPGYRAAEQTLRAMHLAAIDDAVRDTFVRAALRDQVAHRLDGLLALCNSIHILGELTPRALDAIASLGERLILPILAQALRESGARAEPIEATELVVTDDNFTCAEPLIDATREKSRARLLPLLAAGVIPVATGFLGATRDGIVTTLGRGGSDYTGTILGAALDADEVWIWTDVNGVMTADPRVVPNAQTIDEIAYAEAAELSYFGAKVIHPKTIVPVAERDIPVLILNTFNPTHPGTRIVRAPRSDSRTVKAITAIRKLSLITVEGRGMQGVPGVAAKVFSAVARESISVLMISQSSSEQNICFIIEADATARATAALEKEFELERLRHNIDRISAQEKIAIIAIVGAGMKNTPGIAAKVFGALGEHQMNIISIAQGSSEYNLSVVVEEQDADAAVKAIHSSFLVQ; translated from the coding sequence ATGCGTCTCGTAATGAAATTTGGCGGCACGTCCGTCGGCGATGGCAAACGCATCAAGAACGTCGCGGAACTCGTGCACGGATATGCGACCCAGGGCCACGCGATTGTGGTGGCAACGAGCGCGATGAGCAAAGTGACCGACACACTGATCGCCGCGGCGCGCAGAGCGGCGCAGGGCGACGACCCAGGTTATCGCGCGGCGGAGCAAACGTTGCGCGCGATGCACCTCGCCGCGATTGACGACGCGGTACGCGATACATTCGTCCGCGCGGCGTTGCGCGATCAGGTCGCGCATCGGCTCGATGGCTTGCTCGCCTTGTGCAACAGCATTCACATCCTAGGCGAACTCACGCCGCGCGCGCTCGACGCGATTGCATCGCTGGGTGAACGGCTCATCCTGCCGATTCTCGCGCAGGCGTTACGCGAGAGCGGGGCGCGCGCGGAACCGATTGAAGCGACCGAGCTGGTCGTCACCGACGACAATTTCACATGCGCCGAACCATTGATAGACGCGACGCGCGAAAAATCGCGCGCGCGTTTGTTGCCACTCCTCGCCGCGGGCGTGATTCCGGTCGCAACCGGTTTTCTCGGCGCGACGCGCGATGGCATCGTCACGACGCTGGGGCGCGGCGGCAGCGATTACACCGGCACGATCCTGGGCGCGGCGCTCGACGCGGACGAAGTATGGATTTGGACCGACGTGAACGGCGTGATGACCGCCGACCCGCGCGTCGTGCCGAACGCGCAGACGATTGACGAAATCGCGTACGCCGAAGCCGCCGAACTCTCGTACTTTGGCGCGAAGGTGATTCATCCGAAAACCATCGTGCCCGTCGCCGAGCGCGACATTCCGGTGCTGATTCTCAACACGTTCAACCCAACGCATCCTGGGACGCGCATCGTGCGCGCGCCGCGCAGTGATAGTCGTACCGTCAAAGCGATCACGGCAATTCGCAAACTCAGTCTCATCACGGTTGAAGGGCGCGGGATGCAAGGCGTGCCCGGCGTCGCCGCCAAAGTTTTTTCGGCGGTCGCGCGCGAGAGCATCAGCGTGCTGATGATTTCGCAATCGTCGTCCGAACAAAATATTTGCTTCATCATCGAAGCGGACGCGACCGCGCGCGCGACGGCGGCGCTCGAAAAAGAATTCGAACTGGAACGATTGCGTCACAACATTGACCGCATCTCCGCTCAAGAAAAAATCGCGATCATCGCGATCGTCGGCGCGGGAATGAAGAACACCCCTGGCATCGCGGCAAAGGTGTTCGGCGCGCTGGGCGAACATCAGATGAATATCATATCCATCGCGCAAGGTTCGTCCGAGTACAACTTGTCCGTCGTCGTCGAAGAACAAGATGCGGACGCGGCGGTGAAAGCAATTCATAGTAGTTTTTTAGTGCAATAG
- the asd gene encoding aspartate-semialdehyde dehydrogenase, with product MSKFPVAVLGATGLVGQRLIQLLDNHPWFEISALAASDNSAGKKYADAVKWQLPTPIPDVVRALVVQPCEPPMDAAIVFSALPSDVASTIEDNFADAGYLISSNASPHRMDADVPLVIPEVNPGHLNLVRVQRARRKGAIICNPNCSTIHITLALKPLDDAFGLRRVVVTTMQALSGAGYPGVPSLDILDNVIPYIGGEEKKLEAEPLKILGKLEGNRVSNADIRISASCNRVATWDGHLEAASVEFLTKPTLDQVRNAMIQFTSEPQALKLPTAPEHPIVVRDEPDRPQPRLDRDEGRGMSSVVGRIRECNVLDYKFLVLGHNTIRGAAGGTLLNAELLVAKKFI from the coding sequence ATGTCAAAATTCCCAGTTGCAGTACTTGGCGCAACCGGTCTAGTCGGTCAACGTTTGATTCAATTGCTCGACAATCATCCCTGGTTCGAAATCAGCGCGCTCGCGGCGAGCGATAATTCTGCCGGAAAAAAATATGCGGACGCGGTCAAGTGGCAATTGCCGACGCCGATTCCCGATGTCGTGCGCGCGCTGGTCGTCCAGCCGTGCGAACCGCCGATGGACGCGGCAATCGTTTTCTCCGCGTTGCCGAGCGATGTGGCGAGCACGATTGAAGATAATTTTGCGGACGCGGGTTATCTCATTTCGAGCAACGCGTCGCCGCACCGCATGGACGCGGACGTGCCGCTCGTGATTCCCGAAGTGAACCCAGGTCATCTCAATCTGGTGCGCGTGCAACGCGCGCGACGAAAAGGCGCGATCATCTGCAATCCCAACTGCTCGACGATTCACATCACGCTCGCGCTCAAGCCGCTCGACGACGCGTTCGGTCTGCGCCGCGTCGTCGTCACGACGATGCAAGCGTTGAGCGGTGCGGGTTATCCCGGCGTGCCCTCGCTCGATATTCTCGATAACGTGATTCCATACATCGGCGGCGAAGAGAAAAAGTTGGAAGCGGAACCATTGAAGATTCTGGGCAAACTCGAAGGCAACCGCGTATCCAACGCCGACATTCGCATCAGTGCGAGTTGCAATCGTGTCGCCACCTGGGATGGACATTTGGAAGCCGCGTCCGTCGAATTTTTGACCAAACCGACACTTGACCAAGTGCGTAACGCGATGATACAATTCACCAGTGAGCCGCAAGCGTTAAAACTGCCGACCGCACCGGAACATCCGATTGTCGTGCGCGACGAACCCGATCGTCCGCAGCCGCGTTTGGATCGCGATGAAGGACGCGGCATGTCGTCGGTCGTCGGGCGCATTCGCGAGTGCAACGTGCTCGATTACAAATTTCTCGTGCTCGGGCACAACACGATTCGCGGCGCGGCGGGGGGCACACTGTTGAATGCGGAATTGTTGGTCGCAAAAAAGTTCATATAG
- a CDS encoding threonine--tRNA ligase has translation METRMDDQLHTLRHSTAHVLASAVMEILPGTKFGFGPAIEEGFYYDFQLPRPLTPDDLPMIEARMKAIIASKSPFVRAELAIDAARQQFADQPFKVDQINALARGELDEHGNSGANAATSVSTYTHDKFVDLCRGPHIANTGEIPLDAFKLLSIAGAYWRGSEKNPMLTRVYGTVFATKQELDDYLWRLEEAKKRDHRKLGRELNLFYFSDDIGPGLPLFAPKGEIVRYLMETYVRETQTRYGYQHVWTGHMVKEDLYHKSGHYDNYQDAMFPPMVDEDMVLRLKPMNCPSHMTLFNEIGKHSYREFPLRYAEFATLYRYEKRGELSGLTRVRALTQDDCHVFCTEDQIESEFTLALNLIREILSTYAFTDYKVRLSLRGTTGKYVQDDEKWDKATNALRASLDANKVEYFVAEGEAAFYGPKADFIARDVLGREWQLSTIQVDFIQPARLGCEYIAEDGSPRTPVLIHRAVTGSTERFLGVLIEHFAGAFPAWLAPVQAMLVPIADRHAEYARKVAARLKAEGLRVEIDGRGDRMNAKIRDATLQKIPYILVMGDKESEANAVAVRLRSGEDLKAMPLEQFIALARRVVDTKSLELK, from the coding sequence ATGGAGACTAGAATGGACGACCAACTACACACACTCCGTCACTCGACGGCGCACGTCCTCGCGAGCGCCGTGATGGAAATTTTGCCGGGCACGAAATTCGGTTTCGGTCCGGCAATCGAAGAAGGTTTTTACTACGACTTTCAACTGCCGCGTCCGCTGACGCCGGACGATTTGCCGATGATCGAAGCGCGGATGAAAGCGATCATCGCGAGCAAGTCGCCGTTCGTGCGCGCGGAACTCGCGATTGACGCGGCGCGCCAACAATTCGCCGACCAGCCGTTCAAGGTGGATCAGATCAACGCACTCGCGCGCGGCGAACTGGACGAACACGGCAACTCGGGCGCGAACGCGGCGACGAGCGTCTCGACGTACACGCACGATAAATTCGTTGACCTGTGTCGCGGTCCGCATATTGCGAACACGGGCGAAATTCCGCTCGACGCCTTCAAACTGCTTTCGATTGCGGGCGCGTACTGGCGCGGCAGCGAAAAGAATCCGATGCTCACGCGCGTCTATGGGACGGTGTTCGCGACGAAACAAGAACTGGACGATTACTTGTGGCGACTCGAAGAAGCCAAGAAACGCGATCACCGCAAACTGGGTCGCGAACTCAACCTGTTCTACTTTTCCGATGACATCGGTCCTGGGTTGCCGCTCTTCGCACCCAAGGGCGAAATCGTGCGCTACCTGATGGAAACGTACGTGCGCGAAACGCAGACACGCTATGGCTATCAGCACGTCTGGACAGGACACATGGTCAAGGAAGACCTGTATCACAAGTCGGGTCATTATGATAATTATCAGGACGCGATGTTCCCGCCGATGGTGGACGAAGACATGGTTCTGCGGCTCAAGCCGATGAACTGTCCCAGCCACATGACGTTGTTCAACGAAATCGGCAAGCACTCGTACCGCGAATTCCCGTTGCGCTATGCCGAATTCGCGACGCTTTATCGCTATGAAAAACGCGGCGAGTTGTCCGGCTTGACGCGCGTGCGCGCGCTCACGCAAGACGATTGTCACGTGTTTTGCACGGAAGACCAAATCGAAAGCGAGTTCACGCTCGCGCTCAATTTGATCCGCGAGATTCTCAGCACATACGCGTTCACGGATTACAAGGTGCGCTTGTCGCTGCGCGGCACGACGGGCAAGTACGTGCAGGATGATGAAAAATGGGACAAGGCGACGAACGCGTTGCGCGCGTCGCTCGACGCGAACAAGGTCGAGTACTTTGTCGCGGAAGGCGAAGCCGCGTTCTACGGACCGAAAGCCGATTTCATCGCGCGCGATGTCCTGGGGCGCGAGTGGCAACTCTCGACGATTCAAGTTGATTTCATCCAGCCGGCGCGTCTCGGGTGCGAGTACATCGCGGAGGATGGTTCGCCGCGCACACCGGTGTTGATTCACCGCGCGGTCACGGGTTCGACGGAGCGTTTCCTCGGCGTGTTGATCGAGCATTTTGCCGGCGCGTTCCCCGCCTGGCTCGCGCCGGTTCAAGCGATGCTCGTGCCGATTGCGGATCGTCACGCCGAGTACGCGCGCAAGGTCGCGGCGCGACTCAAAGCGGAAGGATTGCGCGTCGAGATTGACGGACGCGGCGATCGGATGAACGCGAAAATTCGCGACGCGACGCTGCAAAAAATTCCGTACATCCTCGTGATGGGCGACAAGGAATCAGAAGCGAACGCGGTCGCGGTGCGCTTGCGCAGCGGCGAGGATCTCAAAGCGATGCCGCTCGAACAATTCATCGCGTTGGCGCGGCGCGTGGTGGACACAAAATCACTTGAGTTAAAGTGA
- a CDS encoding pyrroline-5-carboxylate reductase — MLNSIAFIGGGVMAEAMFGGLLERQLVTPDKIIASEPREKRRAELTARYHIRTTADNRQAVHAAETIVLSIKPQVLTRVLPELRGQLRDDQLVVSIIAGGRIATLSAGLGHNAVVRSMPNTPAQIGAGMTVWTATAHVSESQREQARAIFQALGKEMFMDEEKYLDMATAVSGTGPTYTFLVLEALIDAAVHLGFSRDQAHDIVLETMRGSILFAEKTGKHPAELRNMVTSPGGTSAEAIYQMEKGSLRTVLSKAVWAAYQKSVLLGETVGKAEPRKPVDA, encoded by the coding sequence ATGTTAAATTCAATCGCGTTCATCGGCGGCGGCGTGATGGCAGAAGCCATGTTCGGCGGATTGCTCGAACGCCAACTCGTCACGCCGGACAAGATCATCGCGAGCGAACCGCGCGAGAAACGCCGCGCGGAACTCACCGCGCGTTATCACATTCGCACGACCGCCGACAATCGCCAAGCCGTTCATGCGGCGGAAACAATTGTCCTTTCGATCAAGCCCCAGGTGCTGACGCGCGTTCTGCCGGAATTGCGCGGGCAACTGCGCGACGATCAACTCGTCGTCTCGATCATCGCCGGCGGACGCATCGCGACATTGAGCGCGGGGCTGGGGCACAACGCGGTCGTACGCTCGATGCCGAACACGCCGGCGCAGATCGGCGCGGGGATGACCGTGTGGACGGCGACCGCGCATGTGAGCGAATCGCAACGCGAACAGGCACGCGCGATCTTTCAGGCGCTCGGCAAAGAAATGTTCATGGACGAAGAAAAATATCTCGACATGGCGACAGCGGTGAGCGGCACGGGACCGACGTACACGTTCCTCGTCCTCGAAGCGTTGATTGACGCGGCGGTGCATCTCGGCTTTTCGCGCGATCAAGCGCACGACATTGTACTCGAAACGATGCGCGGTTCGATTTTGTTCGCGGAAAAAACCGGCAAGCATCCAGCCGAGTTGCGGAACATGGTCACGTCGCCGGGCGGCACATCCGCCGAAGCGATCTATCAAATGGAAAAAGGTTCGCTCCGTACCGTGTTATCGAAAGCAGTCTGGGCAGCGTACCAAAAATCCGTGTTGCTCGGTGAGACGGTGGGCAAGGCGGAACCGCGCAAACCGGTGGACGCGTAG
- a CDS encoding sugar O-acetyltransferase, which translates to MKTEKEKMLAGELYLATDPQLSAERRRCRLLLKQFNDSQDDETEVRQKILDELFGAHGERLWIEPPFYCDYGSNITLGDSVYFNFNCVVLDVAPVKIGDRTIFGPSVQIYTATHPLDWAERAQGAEFAKPITIGSHAWIGGGAILCPGIMIGDRTVIGAGSVVTKDIPADVFAAGNPCRVIRKLEPTHK; encoded by the coding sequence ATGAAAACAGAAAAAGAAAAAATGCTCGCGGGCGAATTGTACCTCGCGACCGATCCACAACTCTCTGCCGAGCGACGCCGATGCCGGCTCTTGCTCAAACAGTTCAACGATTCCCAGGATGATGAAACCGAGGTGCGCCAGAAAATCCTCGACGAATTGTTCGGCGCGCACGGCGAGCGACTCTGGATCGAGCCGCCGTTTTATTGCGATTATGGGAGCAACATCACGCTCGGCGACAGCGTGTACTTTAATTTCAACTGCGTCGTGCTCGACGTTGCCCCGGTAAAAATCGGCGACCGCACAATTTTTGGACCGAGCGTGCAAATCTACACCGCAACGCATCCGCTCGATTGGGCTGAGCGCGCACAGGGCGCAGAGTTCGCCAAGCCGATCACGATTGGCTCGCACGCGTGGATCGGCGGCGGCGCGATTCTCTGTCCTGGGATCATGATCGGTGACCGCACGGTGATTGGTGCGGGCAGTGTCGTCACCAAAGATATTCCGGCGGATGTGTTCGCCGCGGGCAATCCGTGCCGGGTTATTCGCAAATTAGAGCCGACTCACAAATGA
- a CDS encoding class I SAM-dependent methyltransferase — translation MTDQDLIGLILLVNRLTQTNQPLGRATLVPFAEMKLPNVARNYDALVSSLLERKLAEGSVESFRLTTLGATRVREIANTYSLHAWFYNAYYQAVLRSPAHSLFCARVYGKDLCQHGMTDMAQIHLLLDALDVQAGMTLLDFGCGDGRIAEYISDTTRTRVVGVDIADRAIELACARTPDKRARLDFVCVDVERNPAKFPGEKFDRIVAIDSIFFVREQRAVLQVFLDHLKPQGRMGLFAHCPPNNSADQTALAQALTNLGIAYSVCDLSEQNREHWRKKKQTLLELESQFRAEGNDFLFKNRLAECDGLEHFHRYLYLTIF, via the coding sequence ATGACCGACCAAGACCTCATTGGGTTGATATTGTTGGTGAATCGCTTGACGCAAACCAACCAACCGCTCGGACGCGCGACCCTCGTGCCGTTCGCCGAAATGAAATTGCCGAATGTTGCGCGGAATTACGACGCGCTCGTCTCAAGTTTGCTTGAACGAAAACTCGCCGAGGGTTCGGTTGAATCGTTTCGCTTAACCACACTTGGCGCGACACGGGTGCGCGAGATTGCCAACACGTACTCGCTGCACGCGTGGTTTTACAACGCGTATTATCAAGCCGTATTGCGCAGCCCAGCGCACTCACTTTTTTGCGCGCGCGTGTACGGCAAAGACTTGTGCCAGCATGGGATGACCGATATGGCACAAATTCATCTCTTGTTGGATGCGCTGGACGTGCAAGCCGGGATGACCTTGCTCGATTTTGGTTGCGGCGACGGGCGCATTGCGGAGTACATCTCGGACACGACTCGAACGCGGGTAGTGGGCGTGGATATCGCCGATCGCGCGATTGAGCTCGCGTGTGCGCGCACGCCGGACAAGCGTGCGCGGTTGGATTTCGTATGCGTGGATGTCGAACGCAATCCGGCAAAATTTCCGGGAGAAAAATTCGACCGCATCGTGGCAATAGACAGCATTTTCTTTGTGCGCGAACAGCGCGCCGTTCTGCAAGTGTTTCTCGATCATCTCAAGCCACAAGGCAGAATGGGGTTGTTCGCGCACTGTCCGCCAAATAATTCCGCGGATCAAACTGCGTTGGCGCAAGCCCTGACCAACCTGGGAATCGCGTACTCGGTGTGCGACCTTTCGGAACAGAACCGGGAACATTGGCGCAAGAAGAAGCAAACGTTATTGGAACTCGAGTCGCAGTTTCGCGCAGAAGGCAATGACTTTTTGTTCAAGAATCGTCTCGCGGAATGTGATGGGCTGGAGCATTTTCACCGGTATCTCTATCTCACGATTTTCTGA
- a CDS encoding GNAT family N-acetyltransferase produces the protein MFTTEHLDRTQAQIALPELIGLLRDSVDSGASVGFLPPLDEQIAREYWLDVARAIEKRSRILLVARNDSRLVGTVQLDLCTRQNGLHRAEVMKLLVHTAWRRHGIGEALMRALEREAMQAKRTTLVLDTRAGDPSEKLYTKLGYTRAGLIPQYAEGANGALDTSAFYYRLL, from the coding sequence ATGTTCACCACCGAACATCTCGATCGTACGCAAGCGCAAATTGCATTGCCGGAATTAATCGGACTGTTGCGCGATTCGGTTGATTCTGGCGCGTCGGTCGGTTTCCTGCCGCCGCTCGACGAACAGATCGCGCGCGAGTACTGGTTGGATGTGGCGCGCGCCATCGAAAAACGATCGCGCATCCTGCTCGTCGCGCGCAACGATTCCAGGTTGGTCGGCACAGTACAGTTGGATTTGTGCACGCGGCAGAACGGATTGCATCGCGCCGAAGTGATGAAACTGCTCGTGCATACCGCGTGGCGTCGGCACGGCATCGGCGAAGCGTTGATGCGCGCGCTTGAGCGCGAAGCGATGCAAGCCAAGCGCACAACGCTCGTGCTGGATACGCGCGCGGGCGATCCATCGGAAAAGTTGTACACCAAACTGGGATATACGCGCGCCGGTCTGATTCCGCAGTACGCGGAGGGTGCGAACGGCGCGTTGGATACCTCCGCCTTTTATTATCGGCTGTTATAG
- a CDS encoding carboxymuconolactone decarboxylase family protein — protein MSTVQLIEYENASDEVKTVFDDIKRTRNVKDVNNFWKALANQPTTLKRTWDDLKQVMQPGTLDALTKEMLYIAVSVANNCDYCIHSHTASAFAKGMTPEQYAELLAVVGMASETNALSTAMKVPVDEQYLK, from the coding sequence ATGTCAACTGTCCAACTTATCGAATACGAAAACGCGTCGGACGAAGTGAAAACAGTCTTCGACGACATCAAGCGCACGCGTAACGTCAAGGACGTGAACAATTTTTGGAAGGCGCTGGCGAATCAGCCGACAACGCTCAAGCGAACCTGGGATGATTTGAAACAAGTGATGCAACCCGGCACGCTCGACGCGCTGACGAAAGAGATGCTTTACATCGCGGTCTCAGTTGCGAACAATTGCGATTACTGTATTCACTCGCACACCGCATCCGCGTTCGCGAAAGGAATGACGCCGGAACAGTACGCGGAATTGCTCGCGGTCGTCGGCATGGCGAGCGAAACGAACGCGCTGTCAACCGCGATGAAAGTGCCGGTGGATGAGCAGTATTTAAAATAA
- a CDS encoding pyridoxal-phosphate dependent enzyme, whose amino-acid sequence MKGLLTTYRNYLPLTNSTPPLSLGEGDTPLVHAPAISRDTGADVWLKLEGCNPTGAFKYQVDNPRKLG is encoded by the coding sequence ATGAAAGGTCTACTCACCACCTACCGCAATTATTTACCACTTACCAATTCCACTCCCCCGCTCTCACTCGGCGAAGGCGACACGCCGCTCGTTCACGCGCCGGCAATCTCGCGCGATACCGGCGCGGATGTGTGGCTGAAACTCGAAGGGTGCAACCCGACCGGCGCGTTCAAATATCAAGTTGACAACCCGCGTAAGTTGGGATGA
- a CDS encoding PIN domain protein → MIPRIYIDTSVVGGCFDKEYAKESMQLWHEFNGGKKIAVASDLLLLELEEAPLRVRQLLNDLPADSVEYVSLDEEALALANAYLLDGAVAESSQSDARHIAIATVARVDVLVSWNFKHIVNLNRIRRFNAVNLKRGYPIIEIRSPSEVLNEN, encoded by the coding sequence ATGATTCCGCGCATTTACATTGACACTTCGGTGGTGGGTGGCTGTTTCGACAAAGAATACGCAAAAGAATCCATGCAACTGTGGCATGAATTCAACGGCGGCAAAAAAATTGCGGTGGCTTCCGATTTGTTACTGCTCGAACTTGAAGAAGCGCCGTTGCGCGTCCGCCAACTGCTGAACGATCTGCCCGCCGATAGTGTGGAGTACGTTTCACTTGACGAGGAAGCGCTAGCGTTGGCAAACGCATATCTCCTCGATGGAGCGGTGGCAGAATCGAGTCAATCTGATGCGCGGCACATTGCGATTGCGACGGTGGCACGGGTAGATGTGTTGGTGAGTTGGAATTTCAAGCACATTGTGAATCTCAATCGGATTCGCCGGTTTAACGCGGTGAATTTGAAACGGGGTTATCCAATAATTGAGATTCGCAGTCCGAGCGAGGTGTTGAATGAAAACTGA
- a CDS encoding threonine synthase: protein MNGLISRYRIYLPITPSTPPLSLGEGDTPLVHAPAISRETGADVWLKLEGCNPTGSFKDRGMVVAIAKAVEEKSRAVICASTGNTSASAAAYAARAGLTCAVVIPSGKIALGKLSQAIIHHARVLPIEGNFDVALNLVRELAEQGSTPGGASVTLVNSINPYRIEGQKTGAFEIVDALGDAPDILALPVGNAGNITAYWRGFNEYHRAGKSKLPKMFGFQAAGAAPIVNGAPVENPQTIATAIRIGNPASWRGATNARDESGGLIEAVTDEEILAAYRFLAEREGVFCEPASAAGVAGIMKLKRANPRSVPQGARIVCILTGNGLKDPDNAIAQASIPPALPATMDALTKALDL, encoded by the coding sequence ATGAATGGACTCATTTCACGTTACCGCATTTATCTACCCATCACACCTAGCACTCCCCCGCTTTCGCTCGGCGAAGGCGACACGCCGCTCGTCCACGCGCCCGCCATTTCGCGCGAGACCGGCGCGGATGTGTGGCTGAAACTCGAAGGATGCAATCCGACCGGCTCGTTCAAAGATCGCGGAATGGTTGTCGCGATTGCGAAAGCAGTCGAAGAAAAATCGCGCGCGGTCATCTGCGCTTCGACCGGCAACACGTCCGCGAGCGCGGCGGCGTACGCGGCGCGCGCCGGGCTGACGTGCGCGGTTGTCATTCCGTCCGGCAAAATCGCACTCGGCAAACTGTCGCAAGCGATCATTCATCACGCGCGCGTCCTGCCCATCGAAGGCAACTTTGACGTCGCGCTCAACCTCGTGCGCGAACTCGCGGAGCAAGGATCAACCCCTGGCGGGGCAAGTGTCACACTCGTCAACTCGATCAATCCATATCGCATCGAAGGGCAAAAGACCGGTGCATTTGAAATCGTGGACGCACTCGGTGATGCGCCGGATATTCTCGCGCTGCCGGTCGGCAATGCCGGCAACATCACCGCGTACTGGCGCGGGTTCAACGAATATCATCGCGCGGGGAAATCGAAACTGCCCAAGATGTTTGGCTTTCAAGCCGCGGGCGCCGCGCCCATCGTCAACGGCGCGCCGGTTGAAAACCCGCAAACGATTGCGACCGCGATTCGCATCGGCAACCCAGCATCATGGCGCGGCGCGACGAATGCGCGCGATGAATCCGGCGGACTGATCGAAGCCGTCACCGATGAAGAAATTCTCGCGGCGTACCGGTTTCTCGCCGAGCGCGAAGGCGTGTTCTGCGAGCCAGCGTCTGCCGCCGGCGTCGCCGGAATTATGAAACTCAAACGCGCGAACCCGCGAAGCGTGCCGCAAGGCGCACGCATCGTTTGCATCTTAACCGGCAATGGTCTCAAAGACCCAGACAATGCCATCGCGCAAGCGAGCATTCCGCCAGCATTGCCGGCGACGATGGATGCGCTAACAAAGGCATTGGATTTATGA
- a CDS encoding homoserine kinase, giving the protein MKLRIRVPATSANLGPGFDCIGIALDWWNTVEVETLARGLEIICPDNLPRDKSNAVIQGMIEGFKLAGRKLPPVRVKMNAEVPIASGLGSSSAALVSGILAANALMGDCFSRAQLLSLATHIEGHPDNVTPALLGGLVVAVQEGKLVHAVRIDVPRDLRAVIFVPNYPVLTKKSRGILPTRIPRGDAIYNAGRTALWITALYERRWDWLNLATRDKLHQPYRVQLVHGMNELCDAARQAGARGVALSGAGPSIIAFTDHADDEIAAAMERVAKRMKIEGKSHLVGISKKGARLTRLK; this is encoded by the coding sequence ATGAAACTTCGCATTCGCGTACCTGCTACCTCTGCTAACCTTGGACCTGGGTTCGATTGTATTGGCATCGCGCTCGATTGGTGGAACACCGTCGAGGTTGAAACGCTCGCGCGTGGGCTGGAGATTATCTGTCCAGATAATTTGCCGCGCGATAAAAGTAACGCGGTCATTCAAGGCATGATCGAAGGATTCAAACTCGCCGGGCGCAAACTGCCGCCGGTGCGCGTCAAGATGAATGCCGAAGTGCCGATTGCGAGCGGACTGGGTTCGAGTTCTGCCGCGCTCGTGAGCGGCATTCTCGCCGCGAACGCGTTGATGGGCGATTGCTTTTCGCGCGCACAATTACTTTCACTCGCGACGCATATCGAAGGACATCCGGACAATGTGACGCCCGCACTGCTCGGCGGCTTGGTCGTCGCCGTACAAGAGGGCAAACTCGTCCACGCGGTTCGCATTGACGTGCCGCGCGATTTGCGCGCCGTCATCTTCGTGCCGAATTATCCGGTGCTGACTAAAAAATCGCGCGGCATTTTGCCGACGCGCATTCCGCGCGGCGACGCGATTTATAACGCGGGACGCACCGCACTCTGGATCACCGCGCTGTACGAGCGGCGCTGGGACTGGCTCAACCTCGCGACGCGCGACAAACTGCATCAACCGTACCGCGTCCAGTTGGTGCACGGCATGAACGAGTTGTGCGACGCGGCGCGCCAAGCCGGCGCGCGCGGCGTCGCGCTCAGCGGCGCGGGACCGAGCATCATCGCGTTCACCGACCACGCCGACGACGAAATCGCCGCGGCGATGGAACGCGTCGCCAAGCGAATGAAGATCGAAGGCAAATCCCATCTCGTCGGCATCAGCAAAAAAGGCGCGCGCCTCACGCGATTGAAATAA